From a single Pseudomonas serboccidentalis genomic region:
- a CDS encoding PIG-L family deacetylase, whose protein sequence is MSRKQQLLKRHRRNKRITLLIALIVLIALGVLVAWWLPLVLAVVGWIAHEAWFADHLFYSPKDDYQYSFPPFTPQPKVHLNGEQLRLDEGVMLVEEATLILAVRVKSSWLGRFFDPRVELLGGTHPDAQTFERGVNGLRYLNLSGQAQALSQGQLRLRGRFCRVTGEPVLWALEQPDYRRQRVMVIAPHADDAELAAYGLYSQADETWIVTLTAGEIEAEHYQQMGMSKVEAARLKGRLRAWDSLTVPRWAGVPQEHCVQLGYFCLQLAAMQAAPNLAVGSREADLNDTRLFRQLNPFTLPGDADGAPTWNNLLADLREVLLRARPDVIVLPHLTLDPHPDHICAQHAVLQALHGLDWQPTLLGYANHLHDNDRWPMGNTGQGIALPPAFDSSVAMQPLCLPLSIEQQRDKAMALGMMHDLQPPAPFKRRLRRVIQRLLAGRATSVYGENEFFRKAVRRQELFWLLKHGEPGDQRGES, encoded by the coding sequence GCGCTCGGTGTGCTGGTGGCGTGGTGGTTGCCGTTGGTGCTCGCGGTGGTCGGCTGGATCGCCCACGAAGCGTGGTTTGCCGATCATCTGTTCTACTCGCCGAAAGACGATTACCAGTACAGTTTTCCGCCGTTCACGCCGCAGCCGAAGGTCCATCTGAACGGTGAGCAATTGCGCCTGGACGAGGGCGTGATGCTGGTGGAGGAGGCCACGCTGATCCTCGCGGTGCGCGTCAAAAGCAGCTGGCTCGGACGCTTCTTCGATCCACGTGTCGAACTGCTCGGCGGGACGCACCCGGATGCGCAAACCTTTGAGCGCGGCGTCAACGGCCTGCGTTACCTGAACCTCAGCGGTCAGGCGCAAGCCCTGTCGCAAGGTCAGTTGCGTCTGCGCGGGCGGTTCTGCCGGGTGACCGGTGAGCCGGTGCTGTGGGCGCTGGAACAACCTGATTATCGCCGTCAACGCGTGATGGTGATTGCACCGCACGCCGACGATGCCGAGCTGGCCGCCTATGGCTTGTACAGCCAGGCCGATGAAACCTGGATCGTCACCCTCACCGCTGGCGAGATCGAAGCCGAACATTATCAGCAGATGGGCATGAGCAAGGTTGAGGCCGCGCGGCTCAAGGGCCGTCTGCGTGCCTGGGACAGCCTGACCGTACCACGTTGGGCCGGCGTGCCGCAGGAACACTGCGTGCAGCTCGGTTATTTCTGCCTGCAACTGGCGGCGATGCAAGCCGCGCCGAATCTGGCAGTGGGCTCGCGGGAAGCTGACCTGAACGACACGCGACTGTTTCGTCAGTTGAATCCGTTCACCTTGCCGGGGGACGCCGACGGCGCGCCGACCTGGAACAATTTGCTGGCTGATCTGCGTGAAGTGCTGCTGCGCGCCCGCCCGGACGTGATCGTGCTGCCGCATCTGACGCTCGATCCGCACCCTGATCATATCTGCGCGCAACACGCCGTCTTGCAGGCCTTGCACGGCCTCGACTGGCAGCCGACGCTGCTCGGTTACGCCAACCATCTGCACGACAACGACCGCTGGCCGATGGGCAACACCGGACAGGGCATTGCGCTGCCGCCGGCCTTTGATTCGAGCGTGGCGATGCAGCCGCTGTGCCTGCCGCTGTCCATCGAACAGCAGCGGGACAAGGCCATGGCGCTGGGCATGATGCATGACTTGCAGCCACCGGCACCGTTCAAGCGTCGTCTGCGCCGAGTCATTCAGCGCCTGCTGGCCGGTCGGGCAACCTCGGTCTACGGGGAAAACGAGTTTTTTCGAAAAGCGGTCAGACGCCAGGAATTGTTCTGGTTATTGAAGCACGGTGAACCGGGCGATCAGCGGGGAGAGTCATGA
- a CDS encoding glycosyltransferase family 4 protein, whose protein sequence is MSQRSKVLQLQPDYNVKAHDFADLAEQIVKALPSDRYEVTAAFLRGKPGPGEPVSRADRSVYFEFSDKSLKGMRLRAMWQLYKFCRREKFDVVICNRFKPVNMMLALNRWLKVPLCIGISHGFGEYDRFYRRRQTQRLIDRHWRFVGVSPAVKQYLLDCDCGFTDQNTYAITNAIDIEQAEGLQHSREKARELLGIDPNVRLIGALGRLVSVKGHTYLLQAFAALKDKYPNTQLAIIGAGRLQAPLAAEIDQLGLSGRAHLLGFKENALQYVRAFDIWTMPSLAEGLGLALLEGMSGHLPVIASNVPAMLPLIEGAGGLAITPKDVPSLVAALDNYLALSDDELKAKGEQAYRYLQEQHDIEVFRQQYLDLIDSGLEQARKEQP, encoded by the coding sequence ATGAGTCAACGGTCCAAGGTGTTGCAGCTGCAACCCGACTACAACGTCAAAGCCCATGACTTCGCCGACCTGGCCGAGCAGATCGTCAAGGCGTTGCCGTCGGATCGCTATGAGGTCACTGCTGCGTTTCTGCGCGGCAAGCCCGGGCCGGGCGAGCCGGTCAGCCGGGCCGACCGTTCGGTGTATTTCGAGTTTTCCGACAAGTCGCTCAAGGGCATGCGTCTGCGGGCGATGTGGCAGCTGTACAAGTTCTGCCGCCGGGAAAAGTTCGACGTGGTGATCTGCAACCGCTTCAAACCGGTGAACATGATGCTTGCGCTCAACCGCTGGTTGAAGGTGCCGCTGTGCATCGGCATCTCCCACGGTTTCGGCGAATACGATCGTTTTTACCGGCGCCGCCAGACTCAGCGCCTGATCGACCGCCACTGGCGGTTCGTCGGGGTGTCGCCGGCGGTTAAACAGTACCTGCTGGACTGCGATTGCGGATTTACCGACCAGAACACCTACGCGATTACCAATGCTATCGACATCGAGCAGGCCGAAGGCTTGCAGCACAGCCGCGAAAAAGCTCGCGAGTTGCTGGGCATCGATCCGAATGTGCGTTTGATCGGCGCGTTGGGGCGATTGGTGTCGGTCAAGGGCCATACTTATCTGCTACAGGCTTTTGCCGCGCTGAAAGACAAATACCCGAACACGCAGTTGGCGATCATCGGTGCCGGACGCCTGCAAGCGCCGCTGGCCGCCGAGATCGACCAACTGGGCCTGAGCGGCCGTGCGCACCTGCTGGGTTTCAAGGAAAACGCCCTGCAATACGTGCGCGCGTTCGACATCTGGACCATGCCGTCGCTGGCCGAAGGCCTGGGGTTGGCACTGCTCGAAGGTATGAGCGGCCACTTGCCGGTAATCGCCTCGAACGTGCCGGCCATGTTGCCGCTGATCGAGGGTGCCGGCGGCCTGGCGATCACGCCCAAGGATGTGCCGAGCCTGGTCGCCGCGCTGGATAACTACCTGGCGCTGTCGGACGACGAGCTCAAGGCCAAGGGCGAGCAGGCCTACCGCTATCTGCAGGAACAGCACGACATCGAGGTGTTCCGTCAGCAATACCTGGACCTGATCGACTCTGGCCTTGAGCAGGCTCGCAAGGAACAGCCGTGA
- a CDS encoding glycosyltransferase: MSEADALVTVIIASYNHGPYIEESILSVLNQSYKNIELLVVDDGSKDDSVERISALQAQYGFDFRVQQNQGLTNTLNGAIARSKGSLIVPFGSDDIMYPERIATQVAYMDGKPEVGICAGNIELMHADGSLYPEKRQRRDVPFRRLDFDDMFLERKPYPPAPTLMIRREALEKVGGFDPTIRLEDLYIELKVTRAGYFIDGLNVVMARYRKHATNSYKNHRFMIENILRTYALFSDHPLYDEVRFKALNSMFLKTANRNRKLARELLAQIPFKAWNKKTWRGLGRLLFSPLEKD; the protein is encoded by the coding sequence ATCAGCGAAGCAGACGCCCTCGTCACCGTCATCATCGCCTCGTACAACCACGGCCCGTACATTGAGGAAAGCATCCTCAGCGTTCTCAATCAGAGCTACAAGAACATCGAGTTGTTGGTAGTCGATGACGGTTCGAAAGACGACAGCGTCGAGCGCATCAGCGCGCTGCAGGCGCAGTACGGTTTCGATTTTCGTGTGCAGCAGAATCAGGGCCTGACCAACACCCTCAACGGTGCCATCGCCCGTTCGAAGGGTAGCCTGATCGTGCCATTCGGCTCCGACGACATCATGTACCCGGAGCGGATCGCCACCCAGGTGGCGTACATGGACGGCAAGCCTGAAGTCGGGATCTGTGCCGGCAACATCGAGTTGATGCACGCCGACGGCAGCCTTTACCCGGAGAAGCGTCAGCGCCGCGACGTGCCGTTCCGCCGCCTCGATTTCGATGACATGTTCCTTGAGCGCAAGCCTTACCCACCGGCACCGACCCTGATGATCCGTCGCGAGGCGTTGGAAAAGGTGGGTGGGTTCGACCCGACGATTCGTCTTGAAGACCTGTACATCGAGCTGAAGGTGACCCGCGCCGGTTACTTCATCGATGGCCTGAACGTGGTGATGGCGCGCTACCGCAAGCACGCCACCAACTCGTACAAAAACCATCGCTTCATGATCGAGAACATTCTGCGCACCTATGCGCTATTCAGCGATCATCCGCTGTACGACGAAGTGCGCTTCAAGGCGCTGAACTCAATGTTCCTCAAGACCGCCAACCGCAATCGCAAGCTGGCGCGTGAGCTGCTGGCGCAGATCCCGTTCAAGGCCTGGAACAAGAAGACCTGGCGCGGCTTGGGGCGTTTGCTCTTTTCTCCGCTGGAAAAGGATTGA
- a CDS encoding acyltransferase family protein produces the protein MTENNPLFALVAYLLAIATSALLLRAVPKIARHLQHSGESRYASIDGLRGYLAFGVFVHHSIITWIFLRTGVIDFPPSNFYSMLGQGSVALFFMITGFLFWSRLLAQGRNHDWLAFGVSRVFRLYPLYLPLMLLVFVSIFHLQNWQLKEPGLELSKQILAWLTFDRPDINQYPHSGMLISNVTWTLAYEVFFYLALPLAGLVFIYRGSWLQVVLCLIGIYALYQLIGWEHSLKKHFLASFLGGIAAAYWIRRPALVAWSQSRLASIIAVLALVIAFTAFNRAFKTAPLFLLGLFFVIVASGNDLFGALKPRSIRWLGEISYSTYLLHGFVLWLMVQRLPLLLDIDARETSVYLPLVAVCTCLLILISSATFLYIEQPGMAVGKKVVHWLRQRQKGEKRLPEKAAR, from the coding sequence ATGACTGAAAACAATCCTCTATTTGCGCTGGTCGCCTATCTGCTGGCCATCGCCACCTCCGCCCTGCTATTGCGCGCGGTACCGAAAATCGCCCGGCACCTGCAGCATTCCGGCGAAAGCCGTTATGCCAGCATCGACGGACTGCGCGGCTATCTGGCGTTTGGTGTATTCGTGCACCACTCGATCATTACCTGGATCTTCTTGCGCACCGGGGTAATCGACTTCCCTCCGAGCAACTTCTATTCGATGCTGGGTCAGGGCAGCGTTGCGCTGTTCTTCATGATTACCGGGTTTCTGTTCTGGAGCCGCCTGCTCGCGCAAGGACGCAACCACGACTGGCTGGCGTTCGGCGTTTCACGGGTATTTCGCCTGTATCCGCTGTACCTGCCGCTGATGCTGCTGGTGTTCGTGTCGATCTTCCACTTGCAGAACTGGCAACTGAAAGAGCCTGGCCTGGAACTGTCCAAGCAGATTCTCGCCTGGCTGACGTTCGACCGGCCGGACATCAACCAGTACCCCCACTCCGGCATGCTGATATCCAACGTCACCTGGACGCTGGCTTATGAGGTGTTTTTCTACCTGGCGCTGCCACTGGCCGGATTGGTGTTCATCTACCGCGGCAGCTGGTTGCAAGTGGTGCTGTGCCTGATCGGCATCTACGCGCTGTACCAACTCATCGGCTGGGAGCATTCGCTGAAGAAGCACTTTCTGGCGAGCTTTCTCGGTGGCATCGCCGCCGCGTACTGGATCCGTCGGCCGGCGCTCGTGGCGTGGAGCCAGTCGCGCCTGGCGAGCATCATCGCTGTGCTCGCGCTGGTGATTGCGTTCACCGCGTTCAACCGAGCGTTCAAGACTGCACCGCTGTTTTTGCTGGGACTGTTTTTCGTGATCGTCGCGTCCGGCAATGATCTGTTCGGTGCGCTGAAACCACGCAGCATTCGCTGGCTCGGCGAGATCAGCTACAGCACCTATCTGCTGCACGGGTTCGTCCTGTGGCTGATGGTGCAACGGCTACCGCTGCTGCTGGATATCGATGCGCGGGAAACGTCGGTGTACCTGCCCTTGGTGGCTGTCTGCACGTGCTTGCTGATTCTGATCAGCAGCGCGACGTTTCTCTATATCGAGCAACCGGGCATGGCTGTCGGCAAGAAGGTTGTGCACTGGTTGCGTCAGCGCCAGAAGGGTGAAAAGCGCCTGCCGGAGAAAGCCGCTCGCTGA
- a CDS encoding bifunctional O-antigen ligase/aminoglycoside phosphotransferase family protein, translated as MQLRGFSSTSNRIFDFISLWILPTGYFLLLCALFFLPGRSLHHKLFYGLFSIPTLIALCLRPRELKELLREPIFIAILLFAAWALLSLAWGPGGEPFGGMLKPPLHTLLLFAGCYLLVRYRSDILQPLLFGAALVALIATTLFLFMFARVYEPGMRLIGGGAFDNPLLSSHLFGFFSAYWLSVTMTCKRRQMMWLSVPAMAIMFMAVIGTGSRTPLVALTMAALWLCFICWNRRSVGLLIALAMSGVTVVMMFRQMITERGDSYRLEIWQKVLHMIADHPWIGHGYSASLAVDPGNGVSFQEPHSFALGVLYYVGIIGLLPWLFFLTWGLLSSWRQRVQPLLIIASTLLVFGIGAGLTEGGGIISRPKEHWFLLWIPLALIAALSINQRARRLLTLPVQKLTVACLEQLSSEAQIIEEDGLGPKVLRLSDGSFLKLFRRRRWYTSGSFNPYSERFAVNSEQLRQMGIPTPQVLNLYRLDDGSSAVHYAPLPGHTLRQVLQSITAPAVRQALVERFGKFMAQLHEKGVYFRSLHLGNVLVLEDGEFGLIDLADLRIYPTPLSLSLRQRNLRHMQRYTVDKRWLFEDHLDALLQGYAVTASKSAVENLHRQVLAGNTPARVH; from the coding sequence ATGCAACTTCGCGGCTTCAGCAGTACGTCCAATCGGATTTTCGATTTCATTAGCCTGTGGATACTTCCCACGGGTTATTTCTTGCTCTTGTGCGCGCTGTTCTTTTTGCCGGGCCGAAGCCTGCATCACAAGCTGTTTTACGGACTGTTCAGCATTCCGACACTGATCGCGCTGTGCCTGCGCCCGCGCGAACTCAAGGAACTGCTGCGCGAGCCGATTTTCATCGCGATCCTGCTGTTTGCCGCATGGGCTTTGCTCAGCCTCGCCTGGGGCCCCGGAGGCGAGCCCTTCGGCGGAATGCTCAAACCACCACTGCATACCTTGCTGCTGTTTGCCGGCTGCTACCTGCTGGTGCGCTACCGCAGCGATATCCTTCAACCCCTGCTGTTCGGCGCGGCGCTGGTCGCCCTGATTGCCACCACCCTCTTCCTGTTCATGTTCGCCCGGGTCTATGAGCCGGGGATGCGTCTGATCGGCGGCGGTGCCTTCGATAATCCGCTGCTCAGTTCGCACCTGTTCGGATTCTTCAGTGCCTACTGGCTGAGCGTGACCATGACTTGCAAACGCCGCCAGATGATGTGGCTCAGCGTGCCCGCGATGGCCATCATGTTCATGGCGGTGATTGGCACTGGCTCCAGAACGCCGCTGGTGGCACTGACCATGGCGGCGCTATGGCTGTGTTTCATCTGCTGGAACCGACGTTCGGTCGGACTACTGATCGCCCTGGCCATGAGCGGTGTGACCGTTGTAATGATGTTTAGACAGATGATCACCGAGCGTGGCGACTCCTACCGGCTGGAAATCTGGCAGAAAGTGCTGCACATGATTGCGGATCATCCATGGATCGGTCATGGCTACAGCGCCAGCCTTGCGGTCGATCCCGGCAACGGTGTCAGCTTTCAAGAGCCGCACAGTTTTGCCCTGGGTGTTCTGTATTACGTCGGCATCATCGGCTTGCTGCCCTGGTTGTTTTTCCTGACCTGGGGCCTGCTGAGCAGCTGGCGCCAGCGTGTGCAGCCACTGCTGATCATTGCCTCGACCTTGCTGGTATTCGGTATCGGTGCCGGGCTGACCGAAGGCGGCGGAATCATTTCGCGGCCCAAGGAGCACTGGTTCCTGCTGTGGATCCCGCTGGCGCTGATCGCGGCGCTGAGCATCAATCAACGCGCGCGGCGCCTGTTGACCCTGCCGGTGCAAAAGTTGACGGTTGCGTGCCTTGAACAATTGAGCAGCGAAGCCCAGATCATCGAGGAAGACGGCCTCGGCCCGAAAGTCCTGCGCCTGAGCGACGGCAGCTTCCTCAAACTGTTCCGCCGGCGTCGCTGGTACACCTCAGGCAGTTTCAATCCTTATTCCGAACGTTTTGCGGTCAACAGCGAACAATTGCGTCAAATGGGCATTCCCACCCCGCAAGTATTGAATCTGTACCGCCTCGACGATGGCAGCAGCGCCGTGCATTATGCGCCGTTGCCGGGTCACACCCTGCGCCAGGTACTGCAGAGCATCACGGCTCCGGCGGTGCGTCAGGCGCTGGTAGAGCGCTTCGGCAAATTCATGGCGCAACTGCACGAGAAAGGCGTTTATTTCCGCTCGCTGCACCTGGGCAACGTTCTGGTACTGGAAGATGGCGAATTCGGGCTGATTGATCTGGCCGACCTGCGCATCTACCCTACCCCGCTCAGTCTTTCACTGCGCCAACGCAATTTGCGTCATATGCAACGTTACACTGTCGACAAACGCTGGTTGTTCGAGGATCACCTCGATGCGTTGCTCCAGGGGTACGCCGTGACGGCGTCTAAATCCGCGGTTGAAAATCTGCACAGGCAAGTGCTGGCCGGCAACACTCCGGCCCGAGTTCACTGA
- the msbA gene encoding lipid A export permease/ATP-binding protein MsbA: MTDSSPAASPSSLKIYFRLLGYVRPYISLFLISIVGFLIFASTQPMLGYILKYFVDGLSNPEAVLFPTVPYLRDLQLLQAVPLLIILIAAWQGLGSYLGNYFLAKVSLGLVHDLRVQLFNNLLVLPNRYFDKHNSGHLISRITFNVTMVTGAATDAIKVVIREGMTVIFLFASLLFMNWKLTLVMVAILPLIAVMVRTASKKFRKQSKKIQLAMGDVTHVASETIQGYRVVRSFGGEAYEEQRFLNASQSNTDKQLRMTRTGAIYTPMLQLVIYTAMAVLMFLVLFLRGDASAGDMVAYITLAGLLPKPIRQLSEVSSTIQKGVAGAESIFEQLDVEPEVDTGTVERDSVSGRLDVRNLSFTYPGTERQVLDDISFSVQPGQMVALVGRSGSGKSTLANLIPRFYHHDKGEILIDDVEVEQYKLLNLRRHIAQVTQHVTLFSDTVANNIAYGDLAGAPREDIEKAARDAYAMDFISQLPQGLDTQVGENGVLLSGGQRQRLAIARALLKNAPLLILDEATSALDTESERHIQAALDQVMKGRTTLVIAHRLSTIEKADLILVMDQGRIVERGTHDQLLAQNGYYARLNAMGLDAPAEDIA, from the coding sequence ATGACCGACTCCAGTCCCGCCGCAAGCCCTTCGAGCTTGAAAATCTACTTCCGCCTGCTCGGTTACGTCCGGCCGTACATCAGTCTGTTCCTGATCAGCATCGTCGGCTTTCTGATTTTCGCCTCGACGCAACCGATGCTCGGCTACATTCTCAAGTACTTTGTCGATGGCCTGTCCAACCCCGAAGCGGTGCTGTTTCCCACCGTACCGTACCTGCGTGACCTGCAACTGCTGCAGGCCGTGCCGCTGCTGATCATCCTGATCGCGGCGTGGCAGGGGCTGGGTTCCTATCTGGGCAACTATTTCCTGGCCAAGGTTTCCCTGGGCCTGGTGCATGACCTGCGGGTGCAGTTGTTCAACAACCTGCTGGTTCTGCCCAACCGCTACTTTGACAAGCATAACTCCGGTCATCTGATTTCGCGTATCACCTTCAACGTGACCATGGTCACGGGGGCGGCAACAGATGCGATCAAGGTCGTAATCCGTGAAGGGATGACGGTGATCTTTCTGTTTGCGTCGCTGCTGTTCATGAACTGGAAGCTGACGCTGGTGATGGTTGCGATCCTGCCGCTCATCGCCGTGATGGTGCGCACCGCGAGCAAGAAATTCCGCAAGCAGAGCAAGAAGATCCAGCTGGCGATGGGCGACGTCACGCATGTGGCCTCGGAAACTATCCAGGGCTATCGCGTGGTACGCAGCTTCGGCGGCGAGGCGTACGAAGAACAACGCTTCCTCAACGCCAGCCAGAGCAACACCGACAAGCAACTGCGCATGACCCGCACCGGTGCGATCTATACGCCGATGCTGCAACTGGTGATCTACACCGCGATGGCGGTGCTGATGTTCCTGGTGTTGTTCCTGCGCGGTGACGCTTCGGCCGGTGACATGGTCGCCTACATCACGCTGGCCGGCCTGCTGCCCAAACCGATCCGCCAATTGTCCGAAGTCAGCTCGACCATCCAGAAAGGCGTGGCGGGTGCCGAGAGCATCTTCGAGCAGCTGGACGTCGAGCCAGAAGTCGATACCGGTACGGTGGAACGCGACTCGGTGAGCGGTCGTCTGGACGTGCGCAACCTGAGCTTCACCTACCCGGGCACCGAACGGCAGGTGCTCGACGACATCAGCTTCTCGGTCCAGCCGGGGCAGATGGTTGCACTGGTAGGGCGTTCCGGCAGCGGCAAGTCGACGCTGGCCAACCTGATTCCGCGTTTCTATCACCACGACAAGGGCGAGATCCTTATCGACGACGTGGAAGTCGAACAGTACAAACTGCTCAACCTGCGTCGTCACATCGCCCAGGTCACCCAGCATGTCACCCTGTTCAGCGACACCGTGGCCAACAACATCGCTTATGGCGATCTGGCCGGTGCACCGCGTGAGGACATCGAAAAAGCGGCGCGTGATGCCTACGCGATGGACTTCATTTCGCAACTGCCGCAAGGCCTGGACACCCAGGTCGGTGAAAACGGCGTATTGCTGTCCGGTGGTCAGCGCCAGCGGCTGGCGATTGCCCGTGCGCTGCTCAAGAATGCACCGTTGCTGATTCTCGACGAGGCCACCTCGGCACTCGATACCGAATCCGAGCGGCACATTCAGGCGGCACTGGATCAAGTGATGAAAGGCCGCACCACGCTGGTGATCGCCCACCGTCTGTCGACTATCGAGAAGGCCGACCTGATCCTGGTCATGGATCAGGGGCGGATCGTCGAGCGCGGCACTCACGATCAGTTGCTGGCACAGAACGGCTACTACGCCCGCCTCAACGCCATGGGCCTCGATGCCCCGGCCGAAGATATCGCCTGA
- a CDS encoding sulfotransferase family 2 domain-containing protein, producing the protein MLQRYLWKLLPKPQRAFLLGRLSVVDRQVVNKSMSAKLTFPKAFEQRSCLFIHVPKCAGSSICTAMFDGWRPGHLPLYWYEEQFPEQFAKAFKFAFVRDPLERAYSAYAFLRGNELSARDHAAQRLVRQYRDFDDFVTRWLRPETIARQLHFAAQTDFLTDSLGHLALDFVGYQEHLARDFALVCERLGLTGQLPHVNSSRERQAMPAREFCSVRTRRLVRRVYQRDYELLGYE; encoded by the coding sequence ATGCTGCAACGCTATCTCTGGAAACTGCTGCCCAAGCCGCAGCGGGCCTTTCTGCTCGGGCGCCTGTCGGTGGTCGATCGCCAGGTGGTGAACAAATCGATGTCGGCCAAGCTGACCTTTCCCAAGGCCTTCGAGCAACGTTCCTGCCTGTTCATCCATGTCCCCAAGTGTGCCGGTAGCAGCATCTGCACGGCGATGTTCGACGGCTGGCGTCCTGGGCATTTGCCGCTGTACTGGTATGAAGAGCAATTTCCCGAACAGTTCGCGAAGGCCTTCAAGTTCGCTTTTGTCCGTGACCCGCTGGAGCGTGCTTATTCGGCCTACGCCTTTTTACGCGGTAATGAACTGAGTGCGCGTGACCATGCGGCGCAGCGGCTGGTGCGGCAATATCGTGATTTCGACGACTTTGTCACACGCTGGCTGCGTCCGGAAACGATAGCCCGGCAATTGCACTTTGCGGCACAGACCGACTTTCTTACCGACTCGCTGGGGCATCTGGCGCTGGACTTCGTCGGCTATCAGGAGCATCTGGCGCGGGATTTTGCTCTGGTCTGCGAGCGGTTGGGGCTGACCGGCCAGCTGCCGCACGTCAACAGTTCCCGGGAACGGCAAGCGATGCCGGCGCGTGAGTTCTGTTCCGTGCGCACTCGGCGTCTGGTGCGCCGGGTTTATCAGCGTGACTACGAGTTGCTCGGTTATGAATGA
- the cysC gene encoding adenylyl-sulfate kinase gives MNEFLSLPVQARAIRPYGLALSQQARAALKAQRPCCLWLTGFSGAGKSTLANALELHLYESGLHTFLLDGDNVRNGLCRDLGMSDACRRENTRRMAEVARLMVEAGLIVIVAAISPFRAERDAARRLFAQGDFIEVHVSTSLKVCARRDPKGLYQAVREGRIKHFTGVDSPYEAPLAAEWQIDTEDVELSEACGQLAALVLKK, from the coding sequence ATGAATGAGTTCTTGTCCCTGCCTGTACAGGCGCGAGCCATTCGGCCTTATGGTCTGGCGCTCTCGCAACAGGCCCGGGCCGCGCTCAAGGCGCAGCGCCCATGCTGCCTGTGGCTGACTGGCTTCTCCGGAGCCGGCAAGTCGACCCTGGCCAATGCACTCGAATTGCACCTGTATGAGTCAGGTCTGCACACCTTCCTGCTGGATGGCGACAATGTGCGTAATGGTCTGTGTCGGGACCTGGGTATGAGCGACGCCTGCCGTCGGGAAAACACACGGCGCATGGCGGAAGTGGCGCGGCTGATGGTCGAGGCCGGACTGATTGTGATCGTCGCGGCCATTTCGCCGTTCCGCGCCGAACGGGACGCCGCGCGCAGGCTGTTTGCGCAGGGTGACTTTATTGAAGTGCACGTCAGTACTTCGCTCAAGGTTTGTGCCCGCCGCGATCCGAAAGGTTTGTATCAGGCTGTACGGGAAGGGCGAATCAAGCACTTCACGGGGGTGGACAGCCCTTATGAAGCCCCCCTGGCTGCAGAGTGGCAGATCGATACCGAGGACGTGGAGTTGTCCGAAGCCTGTGGACAACTCGCGGCGCTGGTGCTCAAAAAATAA